From the Corvus moneduloides isolate bCorMon1 chromosome 13, bCorMon1.pri, whole genome shotgun sequence genome, the window ATATAACTTCACAATAGCTGTCTGAGGAAAGCTAGCTTGTAAATCTCAACCATTCCAGACACTGAAATTCCATAACTGCTTACATTCCAGGCCTAAAAAAGGAGATTATCTTCAATTCTGTCTGGAAGACCAATCCTAGCTTACCAAGATTGGTTGTTTCGTTAGGAAATCTCTTTTATTTAGAGGCCTGGCACACAAAAAGATTGACCcaatacagaaggaaaaacaaaattattcacTTCAGATGAAACCACTTTctcatgaaaataattattttacttcagagctaaccagaaaagcagaggaattaGAATGAAGATGCATACATTTGTCACATGAGGGTTAGTGTCACATAAGTTAGCCTGGCTCACGTCTCTTTGCACCCCTCCCTTCAGGAATTTATATACATTGCTACGTTTCCCCCTAAGCCTTCTCatctccaggctaaacagtcCCAGCTGTCCATCTTTCCTCATGGGAAACCTAATCACCCTTGTGGCACTTCACTGGACTCTCTCTCCAGTATGTCCATGTCTCCCCATGCTaaggagcccagaactgaacacagtactccaggtgtGGCGTTCtactcaccagtgctgagtagaaCAGAAGAtcacttcccttttcttccagcTAATCCAGTAATATCTTTATTACCCCAGACATGTTTTTTATAATGTTATATAATCAGAATTCAGGACCAATGCCCTTTAGAATTACAACTGGCTGTCCAAACATAAATACAATTCACTATTACCTTGGACAGCACCAGTTTTGATGGACAAGAATCCAGTCCTCAGCTAGTGACTGCTGAGTTTTCCGGGTTCATGTACTGGCCTTTGAAACCTCACTCTGCAACAGATTTCTTATATAACTTCCAGCAAGCCACTTTCAACGTCCTATTTGATAAGACTAACAAGTCTGAGTCTGATACACACTGCTACAACATCAAACATGCACAAATTACCTGACTAATGGAATTACCTGACTAATTACAccagggcagcagaggagctgtagCTGTTTGTACTGATGCTCACAGTGACTTCTGTTGCTACACAGGACACCCCTGTGCCACAGGCAGATCAGTATCTCTGCTCAGTATCTCAGGGTGAGCCTGTTTATGTCTGCTTGAGTTGCTCTGATGTTACTGCACAGTACAGGAGAATGAGATGAGATTGTTAGAGGAAAGGGAACATTTGAAAGCCGCGGACACTCAATTGCTGTGTAAGATACATTAATAGGACAGCTAACTGGCCTATGCACCCTGTTCCTATTGATTTCACCAAAACCCAGGCACGAAAATGGATCTGGACGAGTAACTAACTTCTCAGTGgtcatgaaagagaaaaagtgatTATTAAACAAAACTGTGAGCACTCTGAAAGCCTAAAGCAATAAGGTGGGAGGGGTAAAATAGTAAGGGTTCTCCCTTTTATGTTACtgtcacaggaaaaaacaagTCATTATATCTTGGCAAAAAACATGAAGACAACTGCTGCAGTGACTTCAAAATTGTTGTCATTAAAACAAGCTCCCTGAAGTCAGAAGTGTTAATCAACAGCTGAGGTGATTTATTGAACCTGCTTCACAAATAATCACTTTCTACTTGCTTTCATATTCCTGTTTTTATATACTAGTAAAGTACCAAGatctaaaaagaaatatgattCTACTGGAATGAAACCACTGGATTTTATAAAAATCAGGCAAATGTTTCCACTGGGTTTAGATTTTtgggtttaaaaaaacccccaaatgttcctgtgttcaaaaacacagatacatttctgtttctaaacACTGTACTGCAAACCGagcaacacacaaaaaatggattttgtaAACAAGAATTTCCTTTCAAGATTGTAACTTGATGAGAGTAACACAGACTTTCAATTTTAAAGAAACCACATTAATTGTACTTATAAAGAAACAccaaagtgaaaaaggaaaattattcagGGAAGCTAACAGGCAATACATAATGACAATAAGATAGTTCGCTTTATTAAATCACAGTTATGCATAATCTATACAAAGCTCCTATAAAGCTACACCCATTTGTAGAGATGAAATCCTTCAGCTAGGTCTCAAGAGGAACTCTCTTCTTTGCTTAGATAGCCTCACACAGTTCTTTTACATCCACATTACAAGAGAAAGCTTTGTGGAAATCATGGCACATGACAGAACACTTCCCATCCTCTGACGTGTGTGCAGTACCTCATTAACTGAGGATTTCCTGAGTACAGCATGTTCCAAACCTTCTCTCCTCAACATTACCAGACACAAGAGACAACCCTCCATCTTTTCCTAAGCATTTAACCCAATTGTAGAAAAAACAGACATTGATCAGAGTGGTATCATTGAAAACAGTAGGGGCTGGGGACTGGGAACACAACCTTACAAGTTTTTGCTCAgatattttcctctgaattattttgcaaaattcagaaaaagcaCATGAgcccatgaaaacaaaacaaatgagggggaaaaagacaaGGATAGGAAAAGTTATGGTTATGGTTATGGTTGGTGGAGACCGACAAAAAGATTAAGAGATGCATAAAATTGTGGCTGTAGATGCTTGaaggaaaacagtaatttcaggaagggggaagagagaagaagtTGGCTACCCTGAAGGAACAAAATGATGGATAACATTCAGAAAGGGAGCAAGTTAGAAGCAACATCAGCACAAGAagcttgaaaaaaagaagttaaaatagTGGCCATTAGAAAGAACAGAAGGTtcatgaaagaataaaaatcagtgttgGCTCCATCGGGACAGTGAAGACAAGGGGGTAAAAGTTAGATGCTACAATGCAAGACATAATGAAAATGGGATCCAGATACCAGAGAAAGGAGTAGAAAAAAGAGTAGCTGTCATTAGTATAAAAAAAACTAACAAATCAAACCAAGATGGAGTACTAGCAGCTTCTTTAAATACTCTGTAATATTGTTTACAGCTTAATCAAATGGACGTATCAATATATTGCCAGGATACATGTTTAGAGTTGATCAAAATTCACAACTAATTTTGAATTGCTTTAACATTTTGATTTTGTGCAAAACGAACTGAAAATATTGATAGTATTTAATGTTGACAATTACGATTTTGCACTGTACCATAAGATTTATTCCAAAATCTATGGTCACATGCtttatgtgtttaaaatatttacaagacTGACTAGCTGCTGCAGAACTGGCAGATGCACCAGCGTGTATGTTAGCAGTAGCATCTTTACTGGTCTGATTTACTGTGGCAGCCTTAAAGCTTTTGAGATTCAATTTCTTCCACACACATTTTCTTGATTTTAgacctaaaattaaaaaatttaatttagaaaaatatttatgtgaatTTTGAAAATCACCCTATGAATACccacaaatgaaattaaaagtgCTTTATTTCTTGTCTCCAATGTGCAAATTTTTATGCCACTGTCAACTTTAGGCACGGGATCCAAGCCTGTTAACTGAAATAATTACATTCATATACTTAAAGTCAACCAGAACAGTTTTTGCTATTtcccttctgcttctgcttggGTTTGCACATGGGTGAACATCCTTACTTTGTGGTTGTTCCAATTCTGGtaatttaatatatttgcaTATGTTTTGTTGAGGTTGTGAATTATTCTCGCATCAATACTTAATTTACTTTATTCCGTGGTTTTCAGTCATCATTCCACTAGAATTCTGCACAGCTCCCACACTGCAAGTCTCATGCAGACACAGAATCTGTGCCATAGCAGTGGTCTCCTGGAGTCCTGGGATTTTTTCTGGTCTGACTAAATTTCAGTTACATCCATCCATTATCTATTTATAGTGGTTGCACATTACAGAGAATGCTGTGGGCTTATCCAGCTCTTCCAAGTTAAAGGCCCTTTAGGAGTTTGGAGCATGTATAACTTTGATGTAAGTAAACCTTctctaaattaaatttttcaggGTGATCTTTTTTTACATACAATTTTCTCTGTCTgtaactaaaaagaaaattctgcccAACAAACAGTGACTGACACAGAGAAAcgttttgagaaaatatttattttacatctaCTTCAAAAACATATTTCTATTGCATTTGTCAATCAGTTTCAACATACAAGATAATGAAATCCACATTGTCATGAAATCTAAATAAATGAGCACTGAAGATAGAAATCTGCTCTAAATCTAAGTTTTGGAATGGATATCGAATGACATATGCAATCTAAAAATCATAAACTTTTACTGTCGAAACATGCAGATATTTAATGGTAATATAATACTACTTCCAATAGAAATTTCTAGTACAGTCTGAATTGTGTGAGAATATTTATAAAAAGTGGCTCTTTTTTACAGGCAGATACATTCAATGCCACCTACAAACAGTTGCTTTTGCCATTAATGAAAACTTCCATATTTCCAATTCAAGTCAAAATTATAAAACCATCTAGAACCTTGGCCCTTCACAGAGCCTTGAATTCTGACTCTACCCCAAACTGACTTTCCCAAGGAGAAAGCTACTCTGACCTAGCAGTGCACCAACCCACCCAGGAACAGGCATCACCGCCTGAAGCAGATCACAAAGGCAGGACAGACACAGCTCGAAATCAGCTCTGTTTTATTCAACTGTTATTTAAAATCCTGAATTCACAAGAAAAGACTGCAACTTCTCATTTGTCTTCTTCAAAGTATTTAATGCCATAGCTAATTCTCACTGAAGTGATTAAAAAACCTAGAACTTACACTTTTTATGGTTAAGTCAGTCATCATATTTACACAGTATTTGGAATTTCCATTATCCAATATATCTGAATTCATGTAATCTTAGAAAAATTGAAGGACTTAGACTGGTAGAGGTATTTCTTAGACTTGGAGGTATTTCTTTGACATCAGAGCCAAACCATATCCATAAGACAGGATGCTGTGGACTTTTTACATGCAAAGTAAAAAAACTCACCTCTGCATTTCTACCATTTGACTCCTCAGCAATGCATCTGGGAACCTGAAAAATTTATAAATACTTATTTCATAATTAATTCTATTTCtcacaatgaaataaaaaatattttcagctagGACAATTCAGGCTATGAACTGTGAGTATACTTCAGGTAAGGAGCGAAGGTCTAAAACTGATACTTTGGGTGACTATAAGGTACTCTTGGAGACATAAAGAAACCAAAGTACTTTTtcaagctgggttttttttacccccTGAAAACATACAGAAATAGGTGCAATTCCACTTCTGtatccaagggaaaaaaaaaaagaaaattgatcTTTCTTGTCTTATccataaaaagaattaaaaatatttaatactcCTTTGCTTTCCACATCTCACTTGTCTGAATCAGAGCTTCCTCTGCGGTAATTTGCTCAGTAACAATGTCTTAGAAAAATTAGCCAGATTTAGCTAGAACTAGAAGCTGGATTGATGATTTTATGGATTAAAAGCTCAAATCaggcatatatatatatatatatatatggatcTACATCTAAATGTGTCTCCACACAAAACTTAACACACTGTACAGTCCCCCTGCACCACTGGAAGGACTGGAAGGCTTAAATGTTATCATTTCGGGCTCATCTTTCCTTTATTAACACCACCATCTGCAGAGAACATGCTTGCATAGACTTCTGCCTGCACTTTGTTTAGGCCTAAACAAAATGTTCCTAAAACCCAGGCAGAACTGGGACTTTAGTTTATTaggcttttttaaattataaactTGACACCTCACACTCACAGACTGAGAGAAAGCTGTAAACACTTATCTGGACCAATGCCTGTGGGGTGCTCTGTACAAGGGCAGGAAGATGTTCCTCTAGATATGCTGGGCCACATTGGCATGAAAACACTTTTCCAGCACGTTTCTGTGCTTCAGTGACATGTGTTTATTCCCTTCTCCAAGTCTGAGAGTGGACTGATGCTCACACAGATATTTACATATAACACTAAAGGAATCATCTTTTTGTAACTTACCCACCAAAGAGTAAAGTTCATCAAGAGAGATACAACTCAGCCATTCCTTCTGCAGTCAGTACATTGTAAAAGCAgctatttctgaaaattatacAAATGCAAAGATTAAATTGAGTAATCTGTGAACTTTATTTTGCATAAAGAATTGCAATACAAgtataaatgcattttacatCTAAGAGTCTCTAATTCTGGCAGCACTGCAATGCAGACTGTGATTTCCTCCTCTCTCATATACTGCATTCAGGGATGATTACATCATCTCAAAGagccagaaaaacagaaatagacCAGGGAGGCCCATTACAGCAGACATAGAGTAATTAAAAAGACTATAACTTTTTAGTTAGAGAAGGAGATAACTCAAGAAAAAAGGGTCATTATGTTTCTAAAGAGACAAATAAAATCATGTGCAATTTAAGTTCTCGGAAAGGCCAGTAATGCCTTCCATCTGTTGAGAACAGCCTTGGAAGCACAGGAGGAAACTCTGTTCCTTGATCTAGCAAAGAATTTAAACCAGCAACTTAAATATTTGAGCAAATTGTTGAAACCAAGGGTAGTTGTTTGAACTTAATCATCAAATTGATCACTTTGCTGAAATAACTTAGTAAGCATTAAAACAGAGTAATCAGTGTGTTTTTAAGCACTCTGGTATTGCTGAAGGACAGTGACGtgttctttttaatagcagggcagcaagaaaaatgatttctttaaaaaagtaattcagTGAAATGCTATTGACTGTAATGACACTACGAATACACACGTTctttctgtgatgctgtgattTCAGGGTAAAATGGTTAAGTAAAACCAAttagaaaatataaacaaatcaatattttgttttgatattATCCTAAATTAaagtgtttgcatttttatgtcAGGTTCCTCCTCTTAGATATATacctttcaaagaaaaaaattaaaatttataatgAAATGTTCCAcatattttcaaagattttttttgtttctttgttccAGTGGGAGAAAAAGTTCTGGTTCAAAGCTCAAAAGAGcaaattttctggtttaaagGATTTGAGTGAATCAATACTTCCAAATAATGCAAGCAGGTCAAATGGAATGTCCTGCTTCTTCCAAGAAGAATGTCATTCTGACAAATCTCTGGTAACCACATTATACTAAATTCTTCAACAAAACATAATGGCATATATAGTCAAAGATTTCTCTAGCAGTCTTACTAGTgtaaggaaagagagaaagctaAAATCAGAACTGATTATTCCCCCTTTCATCCTCATCAGAACCTTTTGCCTCAGTGTTCAGGAGTTTCTCTTATGTTAGAAATGCCATGGCCTGATCAAGTCTTTTAAACAAAGCTTGATTCAGTGTCATCACTCAAGCACGGTTCCAACCACAGAAAGTTGCTGTACAGCAGGCAGACACTTTCCTCCGTGGTGTAGCTTTGAGGTGAAAAAGAAAGTTAACAGCAGAGAGGCTGCTCTCTTAAAGGTTTGCCATTTCTACAAAGCTCTTTTGCAGTGCCCGAGGGTCTTGCAAATACAATCTATGCTCAAACTCAACTctcaatattttcattcatCGGGTTTTGCTCAGGACCTGACTCCTACGTGTTCACTTCTCCACACACATGGGTAGTTAAAATAATAGCCAATTGGACTCACCAAGTCTCAAGACCCTAATAatccttcaaaaataaaaggaggcttttgcattttctgctgaCAGACATTAAGAATTGCTCTCATccaaatgtcttttaaaaactcCTAAGATAACATATATTaccaaatatttaaactttAGACAACTAAAACTGACAGTGAAAGCCATCACTAGAGCAGAGAGCATATTCACTGTAGTTTCTTCCAATACACAAAATACTACTTCATATCCTTAGATGTTAAGAAACACGCTAAATATGTGAAAGAAATGTAAAGGCACTTAATCATGAAGACTGAACTTCCATTTCCTTCTCACTATCTCCACAGTACTATACTATTATTGTTCATGACCTTCTAAAATgcacactgaagaaaaagtgaCAAATCTGCCCCTGTTCTCATGTATTTGGTATTTTGTATACAAGTTGGAAGCTATGTGAGGGTTGCAGATTAGCCAAAGTTTTTACTGAAATCGATCAACTGGTATATGCTGTGTTCAGTATAATTACAAATTCTAACTTTAGAGTTACAACTGGGCAGAAACCAAATGTGAGAAATGCtggtttgaaaaaaatgaatttgtctttttagtatattctgaaataaagaacCCCAAATGAAAGTTATATGACAAACATTCCTAAAAATGTCGTCTGTGGCTTTTTCAGTTTACAGTTTTTGTGTAAATAATTGTATAGAATATAAGTATACAAAGAAGTAATTCACATTTCAGAGCCTTATTTTAAGTAAAGAGGAAGCTTGGTTTTTCCCAAAAAAGTTCTGCATTAAGCATCcgaaaaaataattcaaataaaataagataTGGTAAACTTAGCAAAACCTACTGTAATTAAGTTTGGCAAGAAAGAATTTTAGAAACCATtataaaagtcttttttttttgcccaataaacattttttacatAATTAACGACTGCACATCACAACATATTATCACAGCATAAAGTGATGAAAAAATATGGATGGTGAAACGTTGCTATTTTTTCCTACTACTGCAATGTGTTACATGTTGCCAGCATGAAGAACtgatcaaaacaaaacaagtaacAACAATGCTGGTAGGAATTCTCTGCCACTGAATGTAATaccactgaagtcagtgaggGTTTTAGGGTGTAACTGAGATCGAAGTTTGGCATAAGAACTGCCTATAATGTCAACTTTCCCCCCAAATATATCAACTAATATATCACTTTATTTCACTGAGCAGAAATATTCCCTACACCAAAATTACTCTTTTAGTTTAGCCACTTCCACCTAAAAATGCAGTTACTAAAGACTGAGCATTGGGTAAATGTTGGAGCAGCATCTTCAACCCGGCCAAGGAATGCCACAGAAGAGATCCCATGTCCCCTTTGGGGAGAGATGCAAAACAAGCAGAGAGGCATACAGCAGCACAATTCTTCCAGCCCTCGCTGTCCATAAATATGCTCTAAAGATACTACGGGGTGCGGGAAAAAtacgggggggggggaggaatcTGTCTTTCCTGGAGTTCTCACGGGAGTCAAACAAAGCCGCAGCCTCACACCCCAATGGTTTCCAGGCGGTACCGCCTCACGGAGGGGGCAGCGCTGGGCACGGGACACAGGGCAGGAAACAGCTGCCGCGGGCCCAGCTGGGAGCGGCGGGATTCTCCCCCCCTGCCCAGGTAGCTGGAAGTGGTTTCTGGCCAGGTTCTTGTGACACAAAACCCGGAACAGCCCATCCGGGCCGTGAGGcgcccacacacacacaaaccctcAGGCAGAGGCGGCCGGCGCGAAACCGCGCTCAGCCTCGGGCTGCTTCCGCTCCCCGCGGCGGCCGAGCCCGGCACTTTCGTTCCGGGGCCTGCGAGGGCCGCGCGGGAGCAGCGCCGGGCGGCGGGTGAGGAGCGGGCGGTGCGGGGGGGCTGCAGCCGGGTGAGGAGCGGGTGAGGAGCTCCCGCCCCACCGCGGCGGTGGCGGCAGGAGAGAGGAGGCAGCGCGGCTCGGCAGCGCCGAGGGGCCGCGCTCTGCGCGGGGCGGGCTCGGACGGCCCGCGATAGGAAGCGGCTTTGCGCCCTCAGGGCCCTCGGTGCCGCTGCGGAGGCGGGACGGGGGCCGTTCAGACACGCCCGAGCGGCAGAACCGCGCTGTGGTTCCGCTGGCAGATGCAGCGGCGGAGGCTGTGCCCGCCGAGCGCCCTGCGCCACCTCCGCCCGCAGAAGAGAGCGCTGCGCTCCGGAGCCGGCCTGCGCTCACCTCGCTGGGCTGACAGCAGCGAGCAGCGGCAGGAGGGAGCCTAGGGCACCCCGTGAGCTTCATACATCCCCCCGAGATGTCCCGGCCGACGTTCTGAGTTGTCCCAGAATTGCAGCTGGAGTGTGGAGGGTACCCTCCACCGGCAGTGATTTACCGGGGGTTGTAGATGAGGTGCAGATGGAGTTATTAGTTAGTCTTAAAAATATGTGTCTGAAGTGACATATGGGTCTCAGAATTTGCGTGAACTGTAGTCTGTTATTTTCTGAGTGTACTGTACTGTATATGTACTTCTGCAGCCGGGCACAGCTATTATTTTGAGGTCACAGCGTATCCCTTGTCAGTATCAATAACAAAAGTGCTTCAGGGTGTCACCGCTGAGCGCCACAGAGTGTAAGACATTACACTGAAAAGAATCAGCTTGCAGGCTGGGAATGCATGTCCAATTCCAGGGCCTCTCGCCCTCTGCTTCTTGAGGAAACTTGATAATAGCACAGGTTACTCTGAGATGTAAAGTATATTTGCTTTATCTCAGAGGAACTTGAAAGCAAATTGCACTAGAAAATTTGTATGCATATTagattttgtgtttatttgagTGGACTTCCCTGACCTTTCAAAAGTTAGGCTCTGGCAGAGGGGGACGTATCATGGCAGGCATGAGTATTTAATTTTACCAGAAAATAACCATTTTTTCTGGgactgattttaattttctgttggaAAGTTAGCTGAGTTTTTTGAATTCTATTACACTCGATTTTATTTAAACACTTAATTTTGAATTACACTTCAGGActtattgtttgtttgtttttgttaaacATGACTTTGCTGCATCATTTCATAAGTGTGATCCTTGACATGAAAAAGTAAACCTAAATTAGCTGAAAGTAAATACTGAGAATAACTTCTTTCATTGCAAGTGATGCAGCACAAAGTGCAAAAGGCAGTTTATAACTACTGCAGGCTGTGCAGGCTCCTGACTGGGGGCTGCTTTGACGATGAGAGAGCACCCCAAGTGATCAGTCAGAAGGGAttgtgacagcacagcagcactaaTTCTGTCTGCCCTGGGGTGGGCACACGGTCATGTTTCTAATGCATTGCTCACAGTACATGGTGAAAattctgtgccagctgcagagggTGAGACGACAGCTGTCCTGaagaaagcctgaaaaaaatacatcaatgtgctaaataaacagaaacttGCAGAAGTCTAGACTGGGTCACTGCTTACTCCCTGGTACATGGGGCACCAAAGCCCTCTTCTAGCTGTTATTTTTCAGCCTGAAGTTCTTCTTCTGGgaaatttcttctatttcacAATGTTCTATCTAAGAGGGATTTCATTCAGGTTATTTGGTTGGCCCACACACAAGTTTCAGGACGGAGATCTAGATttgtataattaatttttctcttatgGATTTCTATCCTGTAGGCATAGAATTCTTTGTCAGTAGTCTTGCTAAAGTCTGATGGGATTGCTCATCCAGGTAAACACTGCTTACCAGTGTTTTCATAAACTTCTAGGCACTCAACAACAGAGAAATAATAGACTTCTGCAGGAGTTGAGTGGGATAATGAACGTGCATCTGTATGCATTGAGAATGCAGATCTCAGGTTTTTACCAACTGTTTATCTCATGCTCTCCTGAAATCGCTTGAATCAGatgattttattattctttctgttcttggaaataccttttttgatgagatttttttgttaaatggGATAATACAGAATAATTTCCAGTAGATTAGTTCATAGTAATTGGACTTTTATTTAACAAGATATTGTCTGTTTCAGCTAACCATGTCTTTAAATTCATCTATACTTCTAAATGAAGACAATGCTCAAGGAccaaaaagaaatactgagtGTTTGGAAAGCCTAGAACTGCAGACTCCATCATCATTGCAAGATAACCCATTTCAACAATTACAGTTAGCATCCCAGGAAGTattggaaaaggcaaaaaagagcGGGAGATCAAAATGCCCCCGATGCAGTAGTTCAAGGATGTTTTATTGTTATACGTGCTTTGTTCCTGTTGAAACTGTCCCTACCAAAGAAATTCCAACTGTGAAGGTTAATATTTCTTACAGATTCTTGATAATTTACTGTGGACAGAGAATTGTCTGTCTGCAGCCATTTCTTTTCTGACTCACTATTTACAGCGATTCATCTTGAACATAGCTATAAGTATGAATAAAGTTAGATTAAATTACTGGTCTTACTTGAGGAATTACATttacaaacactgaaaatgttcCAGTCCTCACATAAACATTTCTGTATCTTCTAGATGAGAATATAGGCTGAAGTCACGCAGCTTCTCATGCAACTGCCTTTTCACTTAGCTGTTGAAAGTTTCTGTATGGTGCTCTTGCACATTCTTCAGTTTCTAATAACTCTGGCCAAAACACATTATATTGTGAACAAAAAATTTGTCCATAACCGAGGGTGAATTTACATAAAATGAGCTAAAAGACATTCCTATATGTCATGGTTGTATAATTCTGATAACTACTGTTAAAATATAAATAGTGTAATGCCTTTCAGCTAAAATACTTGGGGAAACTATCAGAGAGGACTGAGACATTTTGCAAAATCAGTTAGGATCTAAGATGCATTTTGAAGACACTGGAGTTTGAAAGCATAAAAAGTAGTTTAGAAGTACTTTGGAAATTTTACCTAGTAAATTTAGGTGTATTTTCATTGAAACAACCATTTTCACAATTGGGTGAACACCTAATAGAGATAAGTATTCATATTTAGAACCATTATATTGCTCAAATTAAGACCACATCTAAGTTACCTTATTGATTCTATTTCTGGATATTTTACCACACTACTGCTGGCAGCATTCCAAAGTGCATTCATTGCTTACTTAGGTATTTACATAAATTGAATATAGAAGGTGCTTCTTCTAACTTCTCTCTACTTTAGTTCTAAACCTATCAAAAATTATCAGATGCTTTAATTACACACCCATAGGAGTTTCTCCAAAATTTTGAGTAAGTTTTTGTACAAATGTCCGTATATATGATGataaatactgcttttctctttttttactctAGTTACCTTTGAAGATTGACATTATTAAACACCCAAATGAAACTGACGGCAAAAGCACTGCTGTGCATGCTAAGCTCCTGGCACCTGACGATGTGACCATTTACAAATATCCTTGCATCCCAGAATATGAGGAAAAGAGACATGAAGTAAGAGATTCTCCAGAGATAGCCAGGCTTTATGCTGGGGAGGTGCAGCTTCCTCCTGCAGTGGTACTgcactgctgggaggaaagCACTGTTCCTTTAGTGCAGTCCATCCTGTGCTCTCTCAAAGCTTAGGTCTGCAAACACAGTGCTCTGGACTGTAACCTTTTCTCCAAAGCTGAGAAAGCCTGCAGCACACTTTAACCACCTTGAATTTCCTATGTTCATTGCCTCACATAATGGAGAGTTGGATTCACTGCGTACCTGAAGAAGTATTTTGCCTATAAATGAAAGCATTCACCTTGCAGCAAGTTAAACAGCAGTTGAGTGTTGTGCTCATATTCAGCAGCTGCAGTATTTAAACCTCCTTAAAACTTTGAACATTCACCatgacagaggaaaacaaacaaaatacaactCTTGTCTGTCATAGCATAGAGCACAAAAATAGTAAGCGATGAACTTGGATATGTATGTTCATTTAAATGGCAAGCTATTCTTTTTGGCCTTCCTGCCCCATATACTGCAATGACAAGTGACATTTGAACTTCCTTGGGGCTGACACCATTGTCTTGGCTGAGAAATCTTTTTATACAGAAGTGTTAGAGTTGTTAGTAGAGGCATGGAAgtaacattaattaaaaatctcTATTAAGGACCTCGATTCAttattttaacatgttttttaaCATGGATTAAACATTATATTAG encodes:
- the DTWD1 gene encoding DTW domain-containing protein 1 isoform X4 is translated as MLEQHLQPGQGMPQKRSHVPFGERCKTSREAYSSTILPALAVHKYALKILRGAGKIRGGGRNLSFLEFSRESNKAAASHPNGFQAVPPHGGGSAGHGTQGRKQLPRAQLGAAGFSPPAQLTMSLNSSILLNEDNAQGPKRNTECLESLELQTPSSLQDNPFQQLQLASQEVLEKAKKSGRSKCPRCSSSRMFYCYTCFVPVETVPTKEIPTVKLPLKIDIIKHPNETDGKSTAVHAKLLAPDDVTIYKYPCIPEYEEKRHEIALIFPGPNSVSVKDIAFHLQKYTKKGVCATDDDCFREPLLKQAKIEPEEGKKPHQCISSSRSEGTRLKKIIFIDSTWNQTNKIITDERLQGLLQIELKTRKTCFWRHQKGKPDTYLSTIEAIYYFLVDYHQEILKESYNGQYDNLLFFFSFMHTLIKDAKCCAGKE
- the DTWD1 gene encoding DTW domain-containing protein 1 isoform X2, whose amino-acid sequence is MLEQHLQPGQGMPQKRSHVPFGERCKTSREAYSSTILPALAVHKYALKILRGAGKIRGGGRNLSFLEFSRESNKAAASHPNGFQAVPPHGGGSAGHGTQGRKQLPRAQLGAAGFSPPAQLPLKIDIIKHPNETDGKSTAVHAKLLAPDDVTIYKYPCIPEYEEKRHEIALIFPGPNSVSVKDIAFHLQKYTKKGVCATDDDCFREPLLKQAKIEPEEGKKPHQCISSSRSEGTRLKKIIFIDSTWNQTNKIITDERLQDFLNVREWELSC
- the DTWD1 gene encoding DTW domain-containing protein 1 isoform X1 produces the protein MLEQHLQPGQGMPQKRSHVPFGERCKTSREAYSSTILPALAVHKYALKILRGAGKIRGGGRNLSFLEFSRESNKAAASHPNGFQAVPPHGGGSAGHGTQGRKQLPRAQLGAAGFSPPAQLPLKIDIIKHPNETDGKSTAVHAKLLAPDDVTIYKYPCIPEYEEKRHEIALIFPGPNSVSVKDIAFHLQKYTKKGVCATDDDCFREPLLKQAKIEPEEGKKPHQCISSSRSEGTRLKKIIFIDSTWNQTNKIITDERLQGLLQIELKTRKTCFWRHQKGKPDTYLSTIEAIYYFLVDYHQEILKESYNGQYDNLLFFFSFMHTLIKDAKCCAGKE